CGGCGACGATCGCCTGCGCTTTTTGCGCCCAGTCGTCGGGCAGCTTGCCGGCCATGCGGCGCGCGAACTCGGCGGCTTCCTTCGGATACTTCGCCTGATAGTCGGCGAAACGCCTGTTCCATTCGCCTTCGACGCTTGCGCCCGATTCCTTCGCATCCCACGCCGCATAGACTTCCTGCGGAATCACGAACGGCTCCGCGGTCCAGCCGATATTCGCGCGCGTGGCCGCGATTTCGTCGGCGCCGAGCGGCGCGCCGTGCGCGTCGTGCGAGCCCGCCTTATGCGGCGCGCCTTCGCCGATCACGGTCTTGCAGCAGATCAGCGTCGGCTTGTCCGACTGCTTTGCTTTCCTGATTGCCGCGTCGACCGCTTCGACGTCGTCGCCCTTGACGTTCGGAATCACATTCCAGCCGTAGGCTTCGAAACGCTTCGGCGTGTCGTCGTGGAACCAGTTGACCACTTCGCCGTCGATCGAAATGCCGTTGTCGTCGTAGAAGCAGATCAGCTTGTTCAGCTTCAGCGTGCCCGCGAACGAACAGGCTTCGTGCGAGATGCCCTCCATCAGACATCCGTCGCCGAGGAACACATACGTGTGGTGATCGACGATCTTCGCATCCGGCTTGTTGAACTCTTCGGCCAGCAAAGCCTCCGCAAGCGCCATCCCCACCGAATTCGCCAGACCCTGGCCGAGCGGGCCCGTGGTGGTCTCGACGCCGGCCGTCATGCCGTACTCGGGGTGGCCCGGCGTCTTCGAATGCAGTTGACGGAAATTCTTGAGCTCCTCCATCGGCAGGTCGTAACCGGTCAGATGCAGCAGCGAATACAGCAGCATCGAACCGTGCCCGTTCGACAGCACGAAGCGGTCGCGATCCGCCCAGTGCGGGTTCGTCGGGTTATGACGCAGATGGCGCGACCACAGCGCGACGGCGATTTCGGCCATGCCCATCGGCATGCCGGGGTGGCCTGAATTCGCCTTCTGAACGGCATCCATCGCCAGCGCGCGAATCGCGTTGGCCATCTGGGAGGTCGGGGCGGGAGAGGAGGTCGTCATGTCTAGATCCGGAGAACGAGTCCAAAAAGCGAGGCGCGGGCGGAGGGTCCGGAAAGCCTGGCGGCCGCGGACCTCGGTCAACGCTCCAGAGACAGCATGGGGCAACTTCATTGCCCACTTCGGGCAATCCGGGAAGCGCCTGCAGGAGACGGGACGAGGCGCCAGTGACGCGGTACGGCCAGGCAATCGGATGCGGCTGAAAGCGGAATATTCTAACAGAGGATCGGCTTTGTCCCTCTTGTCGCCGGGGCGTGGCGCGGCTCTTCGGCCCTTATAATCGGCGGATCGCCAACTTGACGCGCCTAGCCTGCGCACCGCTGCTCCGTGAGCGTTTCGCTATTGTTCGAACCCGCGCCCGATGCGGTCTACGGTTTTCCGAATGCGCGTCAACTCGCGCGTGTCGATTCGCCGCACCAGCGCATCGAGGTGTGGGACACGCCTCAACTCGGCCGCCTCTTCACGCTCGACGGCCAGCCAATGACGTCTGCCGGCGACGAATTCATCTATCACGAATGCATGACCCACCCGGCCGCGCTCGCGCATCCAGCGCCGCGCGCGGCGCTCGTGCTCGGCGGCGGCGATGGCGGCGCGGCAAGGCAGCTGCTCGCGCATGCGAGCATCGAGCGGATCGTCGTCGCGGAACTCGATGACGAAGTCGTGCGGCTCACGCGCGAACACCTGCCCGACGTGCACGGCGGCGCATTCGACGATCCGCGCGTCGAACTCGTGATCGGCGATGCCGCGAAATACGTCGCGCAGTGCCTCGCGCGGCGTGCCGCTGGCGCCCCGGACGCGCTTCCGTTCGATCTCGTCGTCTTCGATCTGACGCCGCCGGATTCTCCCGCCGCGGGCCTCTATACGCCGGCCTTTTTCGCGGACCTGAAACGCATCCTCGCGCCGCAAGCGGCGCTCTCGCTGCATCTGGGCTCGCCGTACTTTCACGCCGCGCGCGTCAACGCGCTATTGACGGACCTTCAGCACGCATTCGCGATCGTTCGCCCGCTTGCCGCGTATGTGCCGCTCTACGGTTCGTTGTGGATGATGGCCATTGCAAGCGATACGCTCGACCCCGCTTTGCTCGCCGAACGGGAGCTCGCCGCACGCCTCGCGCAACGCGGACTGCGCGGGCTACGCTTCTACGATGCGGCAGTGCATGCGTCGCTGTTCGCCGCCCCACTGGCGGTGCGCGATAAACTAGGCCGATTCTTAAAGCCGTCGCCATGACAGTCATGCACAATGCCCGGCTTCATCCGTCGCCGCGATCCGTCTGCGGCCCGGCAGCGAAGTTTCTGGCAACAAACGACGGCGACGGGACGCCCACAAGGTTCAGGAGAGCTCGATGACTTCCCCACGCCCAGCCGGAGTGCCGTGGCTCACCCCGTATCTGACGGTCCGCGATGCACGCATGGCAATCGCCTTCTACGAAGCCGCACTCGGCTTTCGCGTGCGCGACAGCGTGCACGATGACGGCGCACTGATGCATGTCGAGATGACCTATCAGGATCAGCTGATCGTGATGTTCGCGCCCGAAGGCGCGTTCGGCTCGAAGGCGCGGACGCCGAAAAGCGCGAACGCCATCGCGCCGCAGTCTTTCTACCTGTACGTCGACGACGTCGATGCGGTATTCGCCCGCGCGATGGCCGCTGGCGCGAAATCGCTGAGCGAGCCGCAAGACCAGTTCTGGGGCGACCGCTTCGCGCAGATCGAGGATCCGGACGGCTACCGCTGGGCGCTTGCGCGCCATCTGTCGTAAATCAATGAGAACTTCGCTTATGCCCCGCTTTTTCGTCGGGATCGCGCTGACGTCCGGCGACGTCATCGCATTGCCTGATGATGTCAATCGCCACGTTCAGGTGTTGCGCCTGCAGCCCGGCGACACGATCACGCTGTTCAACGGAATGGGCGGCGAATATGGCGCGGAGGTCGTCGAGATGGAACGGCGCGGCTCGACGGTGCGCATCGGCGATTTTCGCGATGCCGAAGCCGAGCCGCCGTATCACCTGACGCTTGCGCAGGGCATCGCGGGCAGCGACAAGATGGACTGGCTGATCGAGAAGGCAGTCGAACTGGGCGCATCGGCATTCGCGCCGCTCACGACCACGCGCAGTGTCGTGCGGCTGTCCGGCGAACGTGCGCAGCGGCGCCAGGTGCACTGGCAGCGCATCGTGCAGGCGTCGTGCGAACAATGCGGGCGCAACCGCCTGCCGGAAGTGCTTCCGACGCGCGAGCTTGCGACGTGGCTCGGCTCGATGCCGAAAGAACCGGAAGACGGCGAACTGCGGCTCCTGCTGTCGCCGCGCGCGAGCGTGCCGTTTTCCGCGTTGACGCACGAGCCGCCGAAGCGGCGCGCATTGGTGCTGATCGGCCCCGAGGGCGGGTTTTCGGCTGCGGAAGAAGCAGCGGCAACGAGCCACGGATTCACGGCAGTGGGACTAGGGCCGCGTGTATTGCGAACCGAGACTGCCGGGATCGCGGTACTGTCGGCGCTGGCGGCGCGATGGGGCGGGTGGTAAACGCCACCGCCATTGGCAAATTCCAGCCACGCAAAGCGAAAAAAGGCTCGCCGATCGACGATCAGCGAGCCTTTTTCCTGTCCTGCGAAGCCACCGCGAGATAACCGCGGCGTGCTTCAACGCACCTTGCCCGGTTTATCGGCCGTGGCAGCGAGCTTCGTTGCAGCCATCTACATCGAAGCCGGGCGAAACACCGAAACGCACGGCGCGCTACCTGCCCGCCTGCCCGTTACCTGCCCGTTTTACGCGAACGAGTAGAACACCCTGAACGCGACCTTGCGCTCGGCCCAGAACTCCGCGGCCTCGCGGAACACGTCGAGCAGCGTTTCACGCGCCTCTTTATCGAACTTGGTCGCGACAGGCAGCGCCTCGAGCACGATCACGAAGCCCGGTTGCGCTCCCGCCTTCGCGACAAGGTCGGTCAGGCAGTCGTACAACGCGTCGTAATTCTTGCCGAAATGCTTCGGAAACAGGAATGACGTCGCGATGGTCTCCATCACCTCCTGCTTGCTTTGCGCATTGCCGCAGCAGGCAAACAGAAAATGCTGGCCGAGTTTCTGCGCTTCGTCGGCCAGATCCTGGACGCGAAAGGCGCGAATCGACTGTACGATATTCGGTCGTACGGTCGCGAAAAGACTCATGGAATCCTCGTTCGATGAATGCGCCGTACCGGCTTCGGTTCCGACCGTGTCGCCCTGACCGTCTCCGGCCTCGCGCATCTGCATGACGCGCTGGAACAGATTGCCGCTTCCGGCTGCAAAAAGATCCCTCGCGACTTTGCGGTCGTGCGCGTAGATGTTGTCGCTCATGCCGTATGTCCCGATGTCATTCAATGATGCGATTAAAACTGGCGTAGTGATCGTCGCTGTAATAACAGTTGTCGGTTCGCCTCAACGGGCCACCGCAGACGATGCGGCGCGCTCCGCGGTTATGCGCGCGCGGCGTGGGAACGGTGTATTCGTGGTAATAGCCCCGCTGGCGTGGCGGCAGCAAGCGCTCGCGATTGCCGAATACGACGCCATCCTTCTCATACGGGTAAGGCCCGCCCGCTGCAATCAAGTTCAACGTTTTGACTGCTTCCGGCGGCAACTGCGCTACCGCGACGGTGTCAGCGCTGCCCGGTACGGTGAGGTCGCGGCCGAAGGCCACGGACACGGCGCCAGGCGCAAAACCGCTGCACAGACCGCCGACCGACAGGACGGCGACCAGCACGCCGTTGCGAAGCCACCTGCGTGCCATGAATCAGGGTTCCCGCTGTTAGATCACGAGTTTGACGACCATGAAAGACGTAAGGGTATCGCTAATGGACCCCGGAAGCAACGCTCGTTCGGAAAATGAAAGGTTTTAAACGTAACGGCCGCGAGCACGCGTGAATCTCGCATCGCATGCCTGCCGCCGCCTCGACCCGCCTTGACAACTCTTTACACCGGGTCTTATCTCAAACAAGATAAAATTCAACCAAGGCGAGATGCGGGGCAGTACCTCATGCCTCCTTGCCCCAGGCGATCCGCAAAACGGAATGCCAGCATCCGGCCTTTTTTGGGTGAATCGATCCCCTGCTCACCCTAGGCGTGCCCATTGCGGGCACGCCCTTTTTTGCGGGTGGATGGCGGATCGAGATGAGGCGAGGCCAACGGTGTGGCCTCAGGTGACGAGCGGATAACGCTCAGTTGATATTTAACGCGTGGCGTTCACATCCGCCACGAGCAGCGCCGTCATATTGACGATCCGCCGCACCGTTGCCGATGCCGTCAGCACATGCACGGGCTTCGCGGCGCCGAGCAGGATCGGACCGATCGCAATGTTGTTGCCCGCGGCCGTCTTCAGCAGGTTGTACGAAATATTCGCCGCGTCGATGTTCGGCAGCACGAGCAGGTTCGCGTCGCCTTCGAGCGTCGATTCGGGCAGGATCTCGCGGCGCAGGTTCGCGTCGAGCGCGACGTCGCCGTGCATTTCGCCGTCCACTTGCAGGTCGGGCGCATGCTCTTTCAGCATGGCGAGCACTTCACGCATCTTCTGTGCGGAAGCCGCGTTGCTCGTGCCGAAGTTCGAATGCGAGACCAGCGCAACCTTCGGCTCGATGCCGAAGCGCCGCACTTCCTCGGCCGCCATCACGGTGATCTCGCACAGTTGCGCAGGCGTCGGATCGACGTTCACGTGCGTGTCGACGAGGAAGATCTGCCGGTTCGGCAGCACGAGCGCGTTCATTGCCGCATAGACGCTCGCGTTTTCCTTCTTGCCGATCACCTGATCGATAAAGTGCAGATGACGATGCGTCGTGCTGATCGTGCCGCAAATCATGCCGTCCGCTTCGCCCTTTTTCACGAGCATCGAGCCGATCAGCGTCGTGCGGCGGCGCATTTCGAGCTTCGCCATCTGCTCGCTGATGCCCTTGCGCGCCATCATCTTCGCGTAGGTCTGCCAGAAATCGCGATAGCGCTCGTCGTGATCCGTGTTCACGATCGTGTAATCCTGGCCCGCCACGAGACGCAGGCCATAGCGCGCGATGCGCTGTTCGATCACGGCCGGCCGGCCGATCAGGATTGGCTTCGCGAGCTTTTCGTCGACGACGATCTGCACCGCACGCAGCACGCGCTCTTCTTCACCCTCGGCGAACACGATGCGCTTCTTCTCGGGCCCGACGCTGCGCGCGAGCTGGAAGATCGGCTTCATCGTCGTGCCGCTGTGATAGACGAACTGCTGCAGATGCTGTTCGTACGCGTCCATGTCTTCGATCGGACGCGTCGCGACACCCGACTCCATCGCCGCTTTCGCGACAGCCGGCGCGACCTTCACGATCAGGCGCGGATCGAACGGCTTCGGAATCAGATACTCGGGACCGAACGACAGGTCCTGGATGCCGTACGCGGTTGCGACGATATCGCTCTGCTCCTGGCGCGCGAGTTCGGCGATCGCGTTGACCGCGGCGATTTCCATTTCACGCGTGATGGTCGTTGCGCCCACATCGAGTGCGCCGCGGAAAATGAACGGAAAGCACAGAACGTTGTTGACCTGGTTCGGATAGTCGGTGCGGCCCGTGGCGATCACCGCATCGGGGCGCACTTCGCGCGCGACTTCCGGCAGGATTTCCGGCGTCGGATTCGCGAGCGCCAGAATGAGCGGCTTGTCCGCCATCTGTTTGACCATTTCCGGCTTCAGCACGCCCGCCGCCGACAGGCCGAGGAACACATCCGCACCGGCGATCACTTCGGCAAGCGCGCGCGCCTTCGTTTCGCGTGCGAAGCGTTCCTTGTCCGGATCCATCAGCTCGGCGCGGCCCTTGTAGACGACGCCCGCGAGGTCGGTCACGGTGATGTTTTCGAGCGGCAGGCCAAGGTCGACGAGCAGATCGAGACACGCGAGCGCGGCCGCGCCGGCGCCGGACGCGACAAGGCTCACTTCGTGAATATTCTTGCCGACCACCTTGAGGCCGTTGAGAATGGCCGCCGCAACGACGATTGCCGTGCCGTGCTGGTCGTCGTGGAAGACCGGAATCTTCATGCGCTTGCGCGCTTCGCGCTCGACGATGAAGCAGTCCGGCGCCTTGATGTCTTCGAGATTGATGCCGCCGAAGGTCGGCTCGAGCGCGGCGATCACGTCGACGAGCTTGTGCGGGTCCATCTCGTTGAGCTCGATGTCGAACACGTCGATGCCGGCAAACTTCTTGAAGAGCGCGGCCTTGCCTTCCATGACCGGCTTCGATGCGAGCGGCCCGATATTGCCGAGACCGAGCACCGCCGTGCCGTTCGTGACCACGCCGACCAGGTTGCTGCGCGCAGTGAAGCGCGCCGCATTGAGCGGATTCTCAACGATTTCTTCGCACGCGAACGCGACGCCCGGCGAATACGCAAGCGCAAGATCGCGCTGGTTGATCATCTGCTTGGTGGGCGAGACCGCGATCTTTCCCGGCGTCGGAAATTCGTGATAATCGAGCGCGGCTTCACGGAGTTTGCTGTTGGCGGAATTCGACATAAGCGAGCCTGAATTGGCAGATTAGAATAGAAGTTCGACGGCATTGTAGCGCCAATCCCACAATACGAGCCTTTCAATCCGGGAACAACAGCTACGACCCAGACACTGCTAAAACGCGCATCCGTACCGATCGCATCGCAACATTCAAAAGTATGTTGTGATCCTGAATGCAATGCGTGGCTCAAGTCGCTAACCGTACTCCGGACCCTTACCTCATGCTTTCCGAGTTCTCGCTGATCGACCGCTTTTTCGCGCGCCGGGCCGCGCGTGCACGTTCTGCGTCAGGCCCGGCAGACAGCGCGAACAGCGCGCTTCGCGAACGCGCTATCACACTCGGAATCGGCGACGATTGCGCGCTGATCGCGCCGCCCGCGGGCGAAATGATGGCGATATCGACGGACATGCTCGTCGAAGGCCGGCACTTTTTCGCCGACGTCGAGCCGCGCGCGCTCGGTCACAAGGCGCTCGCCGTGAATCTGTCGGACCTTGCCGCGATGGGCGCAAAACCGCTTGCGTTCACGCTCGCGTTCTCGCTGCCGCGCGCAGACGAAACATGGCTCGCCGCTTTCAGCGACGGCCTGTTCGATCTCGCCGAACGCTGCGACTGCGAACTGGTCGGCGGCGATACGACGCGCGGACCGCTCAATCTGTGCATCACCGTGTTCGGCTCGGTGCCGGCTCATGTTGCACTGCGTCGAGATGCGGCCCGCGAAGGCGACGACATCTGGGTGTCGGGCACGCTCGGCGACGCGCGCGCCGGGCTCGGCATCGCACGCGGCGAATGGCAAGCGAATGCGAACGACGCCGCATACTTTCGTCAAGCGCTCGAGCGCCCCGAACCGCGCATCGAACTCGGCCTCGCGTTACGCGGCCTCGCGCATGCGGCGCTCGATATTTCGGACGGACTGGCCGGCGATCTCATGCATATCCTCGAACGCTCGCGAATGAATGCGACGGTCGATGCGGACGCGCTGCCGCGCTCGGCGCAATTGAGCCGGCTGCCGGCCGATGTGCAGCGCCGCTGCACCGTCGCGGGCGGCGACGATTACGAGTTGTGCTTCACGGCCCCGGTCGCCGCGCGCGCTTCAATTGAAAAAGTCAGTGACAACGTGGGCATTCGCGCGACCCGCATCGGTACAATAACCGCTCCCGAACCGCCCGCCGCCGCGCCCACGATTACGTGGCACGATGCAGCGGGCGCGCCGCTTACATTGACGTTGCAAAGCTTCGATCATTTCCATGCAGACTGAACCTTCGTTCGGTTCCGCGAGCGGTTCCGCTTCCGGTAGCCGGGCCACCGGTGAGCCGGCGGCTTCGAGCGCCACGGAATCCGGCGCT
The nucleotide sequence above comes from Paraburkholderia sp. SOS3. Encoded proteins:
- the tkt gene encoding transketolase; this encodes MTTSSPAPTSQMANAIRALAMDAVQKANSGHPGMPMGMAEIAVALWSRHLRHNPTNPHWADRDRFVLSNGHGSMLLYSLLHLTGYDLPMEELKNFRQLHSKTPGHPEYGMTAGVETTTGPLGQGLANSVGMALAEALLAEEFNKPDAKIVDHHTYVFLGDGCLMEGISHEACSFAGTLKLNKLICFYDDNGISIDGEVVNWFHDDTPKRFEAYGWNVIPNVKGDDVEAVDAAIRKAKQSDKPTLICCKTVIGEGAPHKAGSHDAHGAPLGADEIAATRANIGWTAEPFVIPQEVYAAWDAKESGASVEGEWNRRFADYQAKYPKEAAEFARRMAGKLPDDWAQKAQAIVAGANERKETVATRKASQQTIEGLAAALPELLGGSADLTGSNLTNWKASKPVRARKEGASGIQWGNHVNYGVREFGMSAALNGITVHGGYKAFGGTFLTFSDYSRNALRVAALMKAPSIFVFTHDSIGLGEDGPTHQSIEHVASLRLIPHMTVWRPADTVETAVSWTQSIEHKGPSCLIFSRQNLQFSERTDAQIANIAKGGYVLRDWSDDVPARKIILIATGSEVELAMKAVEPLAREGIAARVVSMPSTNVFDRQDAAYRERVLPAGVRRVAIEAGVTEFWRKYVGLEGGVVGIDTFGESAPAGALFKHFGFTVEKVVETAKAALG
- the speE gene encoding polyamine aminopropyltransferase gives rise to the protein MSVSLLFEPAPDAVYGFPNARQLARVDSPHQRIEVWDTPQLGRLFTLDGQPMTSAGDEFIYHECMTHPAALAHPAPRAALVLGGGDGGAARQLLAHASIERIVVAELDDEVVRLTREHLPDVHGGAFDDPRVELVIGDAAKYVAQCLARRAAGAPDALPFDLVVFDLTPPDSPAAGLYTPAFFADLKRILAPQAALSLHLGSPYFHAARVNALLTDLQHAFAIVRPLAAYVPLYGSLWMMAIASDTLDPALLAERELAARLAQRGLRGLRFYDAAVHASLFAAPLAVRDKLGRFLKPSP
- a CDS encoding VOC family protein produces the protein MTSPRPAGVPWLTPYLTVRDARMAIAFYEAALGFRVRDSVHDDGALMHVEMTYQDQLIVMFAPEGAFGSKARTPKSANAIAPQSFYLYVDDVDAVFARAMAAGAKSLSEPQDQFWGDRFAQIEDPDGYRWALARHLS
- a CDS encoding 16S rRNA (uracil(1498)-N(3))-methyltransferase, giving the protein MPRFFVGIALTSGDVIALPDDVNRHVQVLRLQPGDTITLFNGMGGEYGAEVVEMERRGSTVRIGDFRDAEAEPPYHLTLAQGIAGSDKMDWLIEKAVELGASAFAPLTTTRSVVRLSGERAQRRQVHWQRIVQASCEQCGRNRLPEVLPTRELATWLGSMPKEPEDGELRLLLSPRASVPFSALTHEPPKRRALVLIGPEGGFSAAEEAAATSHGFTAVGLGPRVLRTETAGIAVLSALAARWGGW
- a CDS encoding barstar family protein, which encodes MSDNIYAHDRKVARDLFAAGSGNLFQRVMQMREAGDGQGDTVGTEAGTAHSSNEDSMSLFATVRPNIVQSIRAFRVQDLADEAQKLGQHFLFACCGNAQSKQEVMETIATSFLFPKHFGKNYDALYDCLTDLVAKAGAQPGFVIVLEALPVATKFDKEARETLLDVFREAAEFWAERKVAFRVFYSFA
- a CDS encoding ribonuclease, with translation MARRWLRNGVLVAVLSVGGLCSGFAPGAVSVAFGRDLTVPGSADTVAVAQLPPEAVKTLNLIAAGGPYPYEKDGVVFGNRERLLPPRQRGYYHEYTVPTPRAHNRGARRIVCGGPLRRTDNCYYSDDHYASFNRIIE
- a CDS encoding NADP-dependent malic enzyme — translated: MSNSANSKLREAALDYHEFPTPGKIAVSPTKQMINQRDLALAYSPGVAFACEEIVENPLNAARFTARSNLVGVVTNGTAVLGLGNIGPLASKPVMEGKAALFKKFAGIDVFDIELNEMDPHKLVDVIAALEPTFGGINLEDIKAPDCFIVEREARKRMKIPVFHDDQHGTAIVVAAAILNGLKVVGKNIHEVSLVASGAGAAALACLDLLVDLGLPLENITVTDLAGVVYKGRAELMDPDKERFARETKARALAEVIAGADVFLGLSAAGVLKPEMVKQMADKPLILALANPTPEILPEVAREVRPDAVIATGRTDYPNQVNNVLCFPFIFRGALDVGATTITREMEIAAVNAIAELARQEQSDIVATAYGIQDLSFGPEYLIPKPFDPRLIVKVAPAVAKAAMESGVATRPIEDMDAYEQHLQQFVYHSGTTMKPIFQLARSVGPEKKRIVFAEGEEERVLRAVQIVVDEKLAKPILIGRPAVIEQRIARYGLRLVAGQDYTIVNTDHDERYRDFWQTYAKMMARKGISEQMAKLEMRRRTTLIGSMLVKKGEADGMICGTISTTHRHLHFIDQVIGKKENASVYAAMNALVLPNRQIFLVDTHVNVDPTPAQLCEITVMAAEEVRRFGIEPKVALVSHSNFGTSNAASAQKMREVLAMLKEHAPDLQVDGEMHGDVALDANLRREILPESTLEGDANLLVLPNIDAANISYNLLKTAAGNNIAIGPILLGAAKPVHVLTASATVRRIVNMTALLVADVNATR
- the thiL gene encoding thiamine-phosphate kinase, which encodes MLSEFSLIDRFFARRAARARSASGPADSANSALRERAITLGIGDDCALIAPPAGEMMAISTDMLVEGRHFFADVEPRALGHKALAVNLSDLAAMGAKPLAFTLAFSLPRADETWLAAFSDGLFDLAERCDCELVGGDTTRGPLNLCITVFGSVPAHVALRRDAAREGDDIWVSGTLGDARAGLGIARGEWQANANDAAYFRQALERPEPRIELGLALRGLAHAALDISDGLAGDLMHILERSRMNATVDADALPRSAQLSRLPADVQRRCTVAGGDDYELCFTAPVAARASIEKVSDNVGIRATRIGTITAPEPPAAAPTITWHDAAGAPLTLTLQSFDHFHAD